GGTCGCCGAGGGTGCCGCGCATGCGATCCAGGACCATGCGCAGTAATTTTGCCAGGCTGGGCAGTTCGCTTTGCCATTCAAAAAAGGTTTCGTGTTTCTTGGGCAGAATCCACGTTTCAAACGGCGCGCGCGCGGCAAAGGGGCACAAGGCGACGAAACTTTCATTGGCCGCAACGATACGCTGGTTGTCGTCGATTTCCTGGCGAATAATGTCACAAAACAGGCAGCGCTCTTTCAAATTAAAAAACTGCTGGG
The genomic region above belongs to Cytophagia bacterium CHB2 and contains:
- a CDS encoding galactose-1-phosphate uridylyltransferase, coding for QQFFNLKERCLFCDIIRQEIDDNQRIVAANESFVALCPFAARAPFETWILPKKHETFFEWQSELPSLAKLLRMVLDRMRGTLGDPNYVMEIHSGPNLFAGKNRGYWKTVERDFHWHIEITPRLRSYTSFEMGFGFHVNPMPSEKAAELLRINATS